In Helicobacter mastomyrinus, a single genomic region encodes these proteins:
- the icmH gene encoding type IVB secretion system protein IcmH/DotU, with product MNTEQELSLLLQTNFANHCNNMQNNKILHLTLPLLLFATRLSKTGTLDDSYITNTEETFANEILSIGSNLNALRCYEDKDLIKLRYCLCVFIDEMLLHNESFINSHFAKHTLTIRLFDEMLGGDKFYGIANQWLLTPSKHKDMLEFIYTCLILGYQGKYASDTQGKQKINHLCCNIANSLAPAMGSSEEKAFELALNHQEQTRILKLLHKKYLRPFWLMAIICSIVALFFLFSFLKLESQKAITQDTLKQNLQHFKVSPHED from the coding sequence ATGAACACAGAGCAAGAACTTTCCCTGCTACTTCAAACAAATTTTGCAAACCATTGCAACAATATGCAAAACAATAAGATTTTACACTTGACCTTGCCATTACTTTTGTTTGCTACACGACTTTCCAAAACAGGCACACTTGATGATAGCTATATCACAAATACAGAAGAAACTTTTGCTAATGAAATCCTCTCTATCGGAAGCAATCTCAATGCTTTGCGTTGTTATGAAGATAAGGATTTAATCAAACTCCGTTACTGCTTGTGTGTATTTATTGATGAAATGCTCTTACATAATGAAAGCTTTATCAATAGCCACTTTGCAAAACATACACTTACTATACGTCTTTTTGATGAAATGCTAGGTGGAGATAAGTTTTATGGTATTGCCAATCAATGGCTTCTTACCCCAAGCAAACACAAAGATATGCTAGAATTTATCTATACATGCCTTATTTTGGGCTATCAAGGCAAATATGCCTCCGACACTCAAGGCAAACAAAAAATTAATCATCTATGCTGCAATATAGCAAATTCTCTTGCTCCTGCTATGGGAAGTAGCGAAGAAAAAGCTTTTGAATTAGCCCTCAATCATCAAGAGCAAACGCGTATTCTAAAACTTTTGCATAAAAAATACTTGCGACCATTTTGGCTTATGGCTATCATTTGCTCCATCGTTGCATTATTCTTTCTTTTCTCATTTTTAAAGCTAGAATCTCAAAAAGCCATTACACAAGATACCCTTAAACAAAATTTGCAACACTTCAAGGTATCTCCACATGAGGATTAA
- the tssK gene encoding type VI secretion system baseplate subunit TssK codes for MNSKLKVAWYNGMHIDKIHFEQQERFLEHIIHTKTSRLVSNLYGVFDVSFSTDMLNLGKIALTQISGITQDGSVFNAPDDDLLPEVLELPPNMSSPIITLKIPTYSDATADMSLKNIFPNSKYIVSNVPTTSKIHDDVQDYIHTSTEEISYQQEKVSLALGSLRLKLGILGDKSPNELEIPIAKVKNIYSHSKKIELDEKFIPTSIDICSNAFIKSFLEEMLFSIKQHKESFTQIFRGIDQTKNTLDFSTYLSLNLLKKYTLIFSYLVNKEKLHPETLYEKLVEFQADLLTISHNDAQDEFIPYEHNDLSAVFIPLSNNIRLLFANVTSPKYAMAQVIDNGNGFYDCIFDNASMLQDGELFLAVSSSLPMQTLLETFSTQSKIHTQATIKSIVASQLKGLHIEAIPSIPSALPHLSGYVYFKLDKQDFIFTHFAKQNVISLYMTNNITKPDIKLWALFN; via the coding sequence ATGAACAGTAAGCTTAAGGTCGCTTGGTATAATGGTATGCACATTGATAAAATCCATTTTGAGCAACAAGAACGATTTTTAGAACATATTATCCATACAAAAACCTCTCGACTTGTATCTAATCTTTATGGTGTATTTGATGTAAGTTTTTCTACCGATATGCTCAATTTGGGCAAAATAGCCCTTACACAAATTAGTGGAATTACACAAGATGGTAGCGTGTTTAATGCACCAGATGATGATTTATTACCTGAAGTCTTGGAGTTGCCGCCCAATATGTCTTCACCAATTATTACGCTAAAAATCCCTACATATTCAGACGCTACTGCTGATATGTCTTTAAAAAATATTTTTCCAAACTCCAAGTATATTGTAAGCAATGTACCTACAACTTCCAAGATTCACGATGATGTGCAAGATTACATACATACTAGCACAGAAGAAATCTCTTATCAGCAAGAAAAAGTTTCTCTTGCATTGGGGAGTTTGCGGCTAAAGCTTGGTATCCTTGGAGATAAATCACCAAATGAACTAGAAATACCCATAGCAAAAGTGAAAAACATCTATTCTCATAGCAAAAAAATAGAGCTTGATGAAAAATTTATCCCCACCTCTATTGATATTTGCAGTAATGCCTTTATAAAAAGTTTTCTAGAAGAAATGCTCTTTTCCATCAAGCAACACAAAGAAAGCTTCACGCAAATTTTTAGAGGCATAGACCAAACCAAAAATACGCTTGATTTTAGCACCTATTTATCGCTCAATCTCCTCAAAAAATACACGCTTATCTTTTCTTATCTTGTCAATAAAGAAAAACTACACCCAGAGACATTATATGAAAAACTTGTAGAATTTCAAGCTGACTTACTTACCATAAGTCATAATGATGCACAAGATGAATTTATACCCTACGAGCACAATGATTTAAGTGCGGTTTTCATTCCGCTTAGTAATAATATCCGCCTCCTCTTTGCTAATGTTACCTCACCCAAATATGCAATGGCACAAGTCATAGACAATGGCAATGGATTCTACGATTGCATATTTGATAATGCTTCTATGCTGCAAGATGGGGAATTATTCTTAGCAGTAAGCTCCTCTCTACCTATGCAAACATTACTTGAAACCTTTAGCACACAGAGTAAAATACATACCCAAGCCACTATTAAAAGCATTGTTGCCTCACAGCTTAAAGGACTGCATATAGAGGCAATCCCCAGCATTCCATCAGCTCTACCGCATTTAAGTGGCTATGTATATTTTAAGCTTGATAAGCAAGATTTTATCTTTACGCATTTTGCTAAGCAAAATGTTATCAGCCTTTATATGACAAATAATATCACAAAGCCCGACATTAAGCTTTGGGCATTATTTAACTAA
- the tssJ gene encoding type VI secretion system lipoprotein TssJ, protein MRYIQLHISFCILVCFMGLAISGCSSPIKIQAFNQADSNLNNRGDNVPVTLIIYQLKDISKFKQSSIQDVSTRGNVVLGRDIVDFIKVQVPPNEIDVPVAEFAKKEGKYIGVLALFANPQDKKQKFYKKLNRVFSNKIKLNIATEGIMQHKKSKQSQDKDTKADDTAGENNIKDLFNEQ, encoded by the coding sequence ATGCGATATATCCAGCTTCATATTTCCTTTTGCATTCTCGTTTGCTTTATGGGGCTAGCTATTAGTGGGTGCAGCTCACCTATTAAGATACAGGCTTTCAATCAGGCAGATTCTAACCTTAATAATCGTGGCGATAATGTGCCTGTTACGCTCATTATTTATCAGCTCAAGGATATTAGTAAATTCAAGCAGTCTTCCATACAAGATGTAAGCACACGTGGAAATGTTGTCCTTGGAAGGGACATTGTAGATTTTATCAAGGTGCAAGTGCCGCCAAATGAAATTGATGTGCCTGTTGCAGAATTTGCAAAAAAAGAAGGTAAATATATCGGCGTGTTAGCTCTTTTTGCCAATCCGCAGGATAAAAAACAAAAATTCTATAAAAAGCTGAATCGTGTCTTTTCAAACAAAATCAAGCTTAATATTGCCACTGAAGGCATTATGCAACACAAAAAAAGTAAGCAAAGTCAAGATAAAGATACAAAGGCTGATGACACTGCTGGAGAAAATAATATAAAGGATTTGTTCAATGAACAGTAA